A single genomic interval of Odontesthes bonariensis isolate fOdoBon6 chromosome 3, fOdoBon6.hap1, whole genome shotgun sequence harbors:
- the LOC142376951 gene encoding WD repeat-containing protein on Y chromosome-like, which produces MKNDDPSGKAGSELEESEKMFTADDIPAILEVFGKYDADGSGGLDIDEFSMAMQELYSKVDEEELRVLHMKIDTNCDKTVDIGELLNFLMHKTSNAEALDYKNQLFPKPFELITFDTHRLVVKIICLPFKHISNPKDGAEDASQQLRPYQKCLYLSISTDGVLKYWPDDFKMSCTFPLYERDKETPPLHHKRKMHVNDVVYIKEIEKLAVATSDRELLFYECNKIPELLRISFCLIVDEDKRIQTINYSHSEKKGMFSFGDSEGFLSVFISYDVCENGLFCKNMFEKKTLGHYPVAYTSSLLKTVSKDFVSFRIPIFPETFRNLQYFPCMESFIMCGESSKSMAVVTLSTCPESVRPKISKKVFECRDHDKFFTCAEYSPWSHFIMTGGKDGLLRVWFPHKTSSCEEILKGHKTAITNIVYNPTENVFVSLSTDKNVRIWSDGDWTCRQRIFIVGMKEAPISTVYYNIYNNELFLANSDIAKCLGRGTNDFHNSLTSHNMPVCSVLYHNIYKQIVSVCMSGIVTVWDVLTGKAAMQFRVTPEKSVGHTAIAFDQAQRQVITISPDGKVKLWNFSNGQELKVLPVEMPKDVTQIICKDSKIFVSAKKCKTIFRLDIEGGENIFLEHHLLNDICSMELHKEILITASNEGNVVMWDTLSLDAVYYLKTRESLRTHLTFRDTGHSGVIPTKKKVKRLDQSNPTEEENDENVRPFVVSLKTREVDIGTATLLISAGGYIGAWSVKAKGGQIGKFKAVVSNAVITYMITDESEKTLVTGDSTGRICLWDIQNFGYKTEADTGPWRVSLQSPPLLASWQACRSELVCVACDNACANIVTTGQKNIKQWTNTGQFVGLFGKDQWGSNTTQGQIRENIDKEQEEQVNAPKEETFPKTSTDCDTDIRELTIPGIIDKVSPSQPLPATRFD; this is translated from the exons ATGAAGAATGATGACCCTAGTGGTAAAGCCGGCAGTGAACTGGAAGAATCAGAAAAAATGTTCACTGCTGACGATATTCCAGCAATCCTCGAGGTATTCGGAAAATATGACGCTGACGGCAGCGGCGGCCTTGACATCGACGAATTTTCTATGGCAATGCAGGAGCTTTACAGTAAAGTAGATGAAGAAGAGCTGCGTGTGCTACACATGAAGATCGACACAAACTGCGATAAAACTGTGGACATTGGGGAGCTGTTAAATTTTCTTATGCATAAAACAAGTAATGCAGAGGCTCTGGATTACAAGAACCAACTTTTCCCCAAACCTTTTGAATTGATAACCTTTGATACCCACAGATTAGTAGTCAAAATAATATGCCTCCCTTTTAAGCATATCAGCAATCCAAAAGACGGAGCAGAGGATGCATCACAACAACTCCGGCCTTACCAAAAGTGTCTGTACCTCTCCATCAGTACAGATGGTGTGCTGAAGTACTGGCCTGATGACTTTAAGATGTCATGCACGTTTCCCTTGTACgagagagacaaagaaactcctCCTTTACATCACAAAAGGAAAATGCACGTCAATGATGTAGTGTACATCAAAGAAATCGAGAAGCTGGCTGTCGCAACATCTGACAGAGAACTGCTATTCTATGAATGTAACAAAATCCCAGAATTATTGAGAATTTCATTCTGCTTAATTGTGGATGAAGACAAAAGAATCCAAACCATTAACTACAGCCACAGTGAGAAAAAAGGTATGTTTTCCTTTGGAGATTCAGAAGGATTTTTATCCGTATTCATTTCCTACGATGTGTGTGAAAATGGGCTCTTTTGCAAAAacatgtttgagaaaaaaacccTGGGGCACTATCCAGTTGCATACACTTCATCCCTCCTAAAGACTGTTTCCAAAGATTTTGTTTCTTTCAGGATTCCCATTTTTCCTGAAACATTCAGAAATTTGCAATACTTTCCTTGTATGGAATCATTCATCATGTGTGGTGAATCATCTAAATCCATGGCCGTTGTTACTTTAAGCACATGCCCTGAGTCTGTCAGACCCAAAATCTCTAAAAAAGTCTTTGAATGCAGGGACCATGACAAGTTCTTTACCTGTGCTGAATATTCCCCTTGGTCACATTTTATAATGACTGGTGGCAAAGATGGCCTTCTGCGGGTGTGGTTCCCCCACAAAACATCATCATGCGAAGAGATATTAAAAGGACATAAAACAGCCATCACAAATATAGTTTATAATCCAACAGAGAATGTCTTTGTCAGTTtatctactgataaaaatgtaCGTATATGGTCCGACGGTGACTGGACCTGCCGGCAGAGGATTTTTATTGTGGGCATGAAAGAGGCCCCAATTTCCACTGTATATTACAACATATACAACAACGAGTTGTTCCTGGCTAACTCGGATATAGCCAAATGTCTAGGGAGAGGAACAAATGATTTTCATAATTCTTTAACGTCCCACAACATGCCTGTGTGCAGTGTGCTATACCACAACATTTACAAGCAGATTGTCTCTGTTTGCATGAGTGGTATTGTGACTGTGTGGGATGTTCTTACAGGAAAGGCAGCAATGCAGTTTAGAGTCACTCCAGAAAAGTCTGTTGGGCACACTGCTATTGCCTTCGATCAAGCCCAACGTCAAGTCATCACAATATCTCCCGATGGGAAAGTGAAACTATGGAACTTCAGTAACGGGCAGGAGCTCAAAGTCCTCCCCGTTGAAATGCCAAAAGATGTGACCCAGATTATCTGTAAAGACAGCAAAATATTTGTTTCAGCAAAGAAATGCAAGACCATCTTTAGGCTGGACATTGAAGGAGGAGAAAACATATTTTTGGAGCACCACTTATTGAATGATATTTGCTCCATGGAACTCCACAAGGAAATTTTGATTACTGCATCTAATGAGGGAAATGTTGTCATGTGGGATACATTGTCTTTAGATGCTGTTTACTATCTAAAAACAAGAGAGAGCCTCCGAACACACCTGACATTTAGGGATACAGGTCACTCAGGTGTGATACCAACtaaaaagaaagtcaaaagaCTGGATCAGTCTAATCCTACAGAGGAGGAGAATGACGAGAATGTACGCCCCTTTGTTGTATCTTTGAAGACAAGGGAGGTTGATATTGGAACAGCCACACTGCTAATCTCAGCAGGTGGTTACATCGGTGCCTGGTCAGTTAAGGCTAAAGGAGGACAAATAGGAAAGTTTAAGGCGGTGGTAAGCAATGCAGTTATTACCTACATGATAACTGATGAATCTGAGAAGACACTTGTGACTGGTGACAGCACTGGAAGGATTTGTTTGTGGGATATTCAAAACTTTGGATACAAAACAGAAGCAGATACTGGGCCATGGCGTGTGTCACTGCAATCACCTCCACTGTTGGCGTCTTGGCAGGCTTGCCGTTCTGAGCTGGTCTGTGTTGCTTGTGATAATGCTTGTGCAAACATAGTCACTACAGGGCAGAAGAATATTAAGCAATGGACAAATACTGGTCAGTTTGTTGGCCTTTTCGGGAAAGATCAATGGGGGTCCAATACTACACAAGGTCAAATAAGGGAGAACATTGACAAGGAACAGGAAGAACAAGTCAACGCCCCAAAGGAAGAAACCTTTCCCAAAACATCTACTGATTGTGATACTGATATTCGAGAATTG ACCATACCAGGGATCATCGATAAAGTATCTCCATCACAACCTCTGCCTGCCACCAG GTTCGACTAG